AGGACGCACCGCCGGTGCTCGAACTGACCGGTCTGCGCAAGGAGTTCGGCCGTGGCCGACGGAGCTTCGCGGCGGTGGACGGCGTCTCGCTGACCCTGCGGCGCGGCCGGACGCTCGGCGTGGTCGGCGAGAGCGGCAGTGGCAAGACCACTCTGGGCCGGATGATCGTCGGCCTGCTCGAACCCACCGAGGGCCAAGTCCGGCTGCGTGCGGGGGAGTCGGGCGAGCGGCCGCGCGTGCAGATGGTCTTCCAGGACCCCGTCTCCTCGCTCAACCCGCGCCGCAGCATCGGCGAGTCCATCGCCGACCCGCTACGGGCGCGCGGCGCGCGCGACGAGTCGCACATCCGGGCCCGGGTCGGCGAGTTGCTCGACCGGGTCGGTCTGGAAGCGGCCCACTACGACCGCTATCCGCACGAGTTCAGTGGCGGTCAGCGCCAGCGCGTCGGCATCGCCCGGGCGCTCGCCGCCGAGCCGCAGATCATCGTCTGCGACGAGCCCGTCTCCGCGCTGGATGTCACCACCCAGGCCCAGGTGACCGCGCTGCTCGGCGACCTTCAGCGCGAACTCGGCCTCGCCCTGGTCTTCGTGGCCCACGACCTGGCGGTGGTGCGGCAGGTCAGCGACGAGGTGGCGGTGATGCGCGGCGGCACGGTCGTCGAGTACGGGCCCGTGGAGCAGGTGTACTCGGCCCCCGCCGAGCCGTACACCAAGGAACTGCTCGCCGCCGTGCCCGTACTCGACCCGGAAGCGGCCGCCGAACGCCGCCGGGTCCTGTCCCGGCACCGGGACAGGAAGAGTGCCGGGCCGAACACCGACGGATCCGCGAGGAGTTGGCCTTCGCCTGACTCTGCGTGACGCGGACGGTCGCAGTCGCGACCCAACGTCACGGCGCGGGGAAAGTTACGCGTCTTCACCCCTTCTGATGGCGCGACGGACGGTTGTCCGTCGCGCCATCAGCTTGTCCGCATACGTTCTTTGCCCTGCGAGCCGTTGGTCAAGACGGCTCACCCGGACGGAGATCGGGGGTGTAAGCGTGCGCATCGGGCTGATTACCGAGGGTGGTTACCCGTTCGCGAGCGGTGAGGCGAGGCTCTGGTGCGACCGGCTCGTGCGCGGGCTCGACCGGCACGAGTTCGACATCTACGCGCTCAGCCGCAGCCGGAGCCAGGACGAGGAGGGCTGGGTCAGGCTGCCCGAGCAGGTGACACAGGTGCGTACGGCGCCCCTGTGGACGCCGGTCGAGCAGACGCCGGAACCGGGCAGGCGTGCCCGGCGCCGGTTCGCCGAGCTCTACGCGGAGCTCGCGGCGGCCCTGTGCGCACCGGAGGCCCCGCTCTCGTCCGAGGAGAGCGGAACCGGCCAGGCGGACCGTTTCAGCAACGCGCTGTACGGGCTGGCCGAACTCGCCCGTGCCGAGGGCTCACTGGCTCGCGCGCTGCTCTCCGAACGCGCCGTGCGCGCACTGGAGCGCGCCTGCCGCGCGCCCGGCGCACCGCGCGCCGTCCAACTCGCCCGCGTCCCCGACCTGCTCGCCGTCGCCGCCCACATCGAACGTGTCCTGCGCCCGCTGTCCCTCGACTGGTACGGCGACACCGGCCTCGGCTCCGCCGACCTGTGCCATGCCACCGGCGGCGGCAGCGTGGCCCTGCCCGGCCTCCTTGCCCGGCACTTGTCCGGCGTACCGCTGCTCGTCACCGAGTACGGGGTCCAGTTGCGCGCGCACTACCTGGGCGCCGGTGACGCCTCGCAGTCCCCGCCCGCCGTACGCGCCCTGCTCGCCGCCTTCCACGGCCGCCTGGCCGCCGAGGTCTACGCGCGCGCAGCGCTGATCACCCCCGGCAACTCCCATGCCCGGCGCTGGCAGGAACGCTGCGGCGCGGACCGCGCCAAGCTGCGGCTGGTCTACCCCGGCATGGACGCCTCCCGGTTCGGCGAGGAACCGGAGGACGCCGCCTGCGCGGACGAGCAGACCCTGGTCTGGGTCGGCCGCGTCGACCCGGCCAAGGACCTGGTCGGCCTGCTGCACGCGTTCGCCGCGGTCCGCCGCGAACGCCCCGGCACCCGGCTGCGCGTCATCGGCGCCCCGGCCGAGGGCGAGGAGGCCGCGGCCTACCTCGCCCAGTGCCGTGTCCTGGCGGCCCAGCTCTTCCCTGATGAGGCGGCGGGCCGGCACGAGGTCGGCGTCAACCCGGTGTCCTTCGAGGAGATCGGCTCGCCCGCGGTGCCCGACCTCGCCGCCGCGTACCTGGCGGGCAGCGTCGTGGTGCTCTCCAGCGTGGTCGAGGGCTTCCCGATCAGCCTTGTCGAGTCCATGTTCTGCGGCCGGGCCACGGTCTCCACCGATGTGGGCGCCGTGGTCGAGGTCATCGGCGGTACGGGTCTGGTGGTGCCGCCGCGCAACCCGCGTGCCCTGGCCGGGGCGTGCCTGAGCCTGCTCGGCGACGCCGCGCGCCGGGAGCGCCTGGGCGCGGCGGCGCGTGCGCGGGCGCTCGAACTGTTCACCGTGGACCAGAACGTCGAGGCGTTTCGCGGCATCTACCTGGAGATCGTCTCGCACTGCCCCGTCCGCCGCGACGACGTCGACGAGGACGGCGAACCCCTCCCCTTCGCCGTCCCCGCCGAGGCCCACCTTCCCGGCCGGTGGACCACCGGTACAGGCGGACGCACCTCCGGGCGCTGGCTCACCGGCCATACGGGCAGGCCGAGTTGGGCGGATCGGGAGGGACGGGAGAGCCGCGAGAACGGCGAGGGCGCTAGTCGGTTGGGTGCTGGTGCTGGTGCTGGTGCTGGTGCGGCGTACGGCGGTGCCGGTGTGGCTGGTGGCGAAACGACTCAGCGGCAGGTGGGACCGGTGGGGTCGGTGCACGGCTCGGGGGTCGAGATGGGCGCAAGTGAGCGTCATGGCACCGGCGCTGGCGTGAGCTCCGTCGCTGGGGACTCGATGGAGTGGCGGTTGTCGGGTTCTACAAGTTCCGTGAGTCCGTCGAGTTCGGTGGATCCGTCACATTCGGTGGGTCCGTCGAGTGCTGCGGGTGCGCCGGATTCTGCGGACTCTGCGGATTCGTTGGGTTCTGCGGGTGCGCCGAGCCCTGCGAGTCCGTCCGCTTCCACGAGTCCGTCCGCTTCCACGGGTCCGTCCGCTGCTACGGGTCCGTCCGCCTCTACGGGTCCCTCGGGTCCGTCCGGCCCAGATGAACTGTCGTGTCCGGCAGGCGAGTTCGCCGTACCCGTCGCGGTGGGGGAGGCGGGCCGATGAGTGCCGAACCCCGCCGTCCGACTGTCGACCTCCCCGTCACTCCGCGGAGCCCGGGTGCCTGGAGCCCGGCATCGCAGGAGGTGCTGACGGCCGGGCAGGAGGAGCCGGTCGTCGCCTCGAAATCTTCGTCCACCTCCTCCATAGCCCTCGACACCCTCGACCCCTCACCCCACATGAACCCCACAGAATCCGCACGCCCCACCGCCGACTCCGAATTCGCCGCCCCCACAGCCGAGTTCGCGTCCCCCTCACCCGAATTCGAGTCCCGTACACCCGAATTCGAGTCCCGTACACCCGAATTGGCGTACCCCAGACCCGAATCCGGGGCCGCGCCGCCCAACGAAACCAGCGCCCCGCCCGCCGCCCGCCGCCCCGGCGGTGACCCGGTGAAGGCGCTGCTGCACCAGCACCGTGACCTGTGCGAGCGTGCCGTGGACCCGCTGGAGATCGCCGCGGGTCTTGAGGCGCACGGCATCACCGACCGGACCGCCGCACGCTTCCGCCACCGGGACGTGTTCGCGCTCGCCGAGGAGATGTATGCACGGGTGCCGCGCCGCGCGGACGGTGACGGCGACTTCGACGACCGCGCCGTCGGCACCTCCGACACGGCAGGCGCCTCGGGCACCGCCGACGCGGTCGACCTCGGCGGCACCGCCGGTACCGACAACACCGGCTCGCCGCACGCATCCGTACGCGAACCCGCCCCCACCGCACCACCGGGAACCCTGTGGGACTGGGCGCTCGCCCCGTTGCTCCCCGGTGCGGTCTGCGCCCTGACCGTGCTCGGGCTCGAAGTCACCGACGGGCAGGCGCACTTCGTGGTGGGCGTGGCCGGGACGCTCGGGCTCGGCCTGGCGATGGTGCCCGCGCTGGGTCGCGGCCCGCTCGGTTCACGGCACCACTTCGCTGTGGGCAGCCGGGTGTGGATCTGCTGGCTGCTGCTCTTTCTCCTGGCCGGGGACAGCCTGCTGCGCGCCGCCGTCATGGGCGGGCCGGACGAGCCGGGCCCCGTGGCGAGCGCGCCGTTGCTGGCGCTCGCCTGTGCCGTCGCGCCGGGCAGTTGGTGTGCGCGACTCTTCGCGACGGTGTCGGCGCGCAACCTGGCGGGCAGCCGCGGGCTCGCCGAATTCACCGCGCGGGTACGGCCGTTGCTGCTCGCGGCCGTCCTGCTGTTCCTGTGCGCACTCGGCCTGTTGCTCGCACTGACCACCGCGGTCCTCGGCGGCGAGGCCGGATACGCGCACCCGGCCGCCCTCGGCGCGCTGCTGTTCCTCGCCCGGCTGCTGCTCGCACGCGGCTTCACCCATGCCCCGGCCCTGGTACTCGCCGCGGTCGGTACCGGCGAGGCACTGGCGCTGGCGACTGTGTTCGCGGGACGACTGCCCGGCTGTGAATCCCTCTCCGTACCGGTGCAGCGCATCGTCGAGGACCACGGCCCCGGCCCGGTGGCCGCACTGATCTGCGGTACCGGCGCACTCGTTCTGCTCCTCCACGCCCTGCGCGCCCTCGCCAGGGCATCCGCCCACACCCGCGAGGGAGGAACCCGGTGAACGGCCCGCGCGCCAGCGCGCGCACCACCGTCGTCCGCCCGAGCGCACACCTCACCACCCTCCGCACCACTTCCCTCCCGAGCGCGCACCCCACACCCGCCACCCACCCCACCCCGCACGCCCCCGGCGCACACCATCCGCCCGCCCCCACAACCCACGCCACGCGCACCTCGCGCGCCCCCGGCACCCACCGCCCCGGCACCCCTGCCCCGCCCCCGGCGGCAGGCCCTCCCCGCCGGACGTCCCCACGCTCCCCGGCCGGGGCCTCCCGACTCACCACGGCACACCCTCGAAGGGACACCCAGATGACCGCTCCGCCTCGCGAGACCACCGCTCCCCTCGCACCGCCCCCCGGTACGGCGACACCGGACGAGGACCGCCCCGGCCGCCCGAGCGGCCCGGTCCGTACCCCGGACCCCGGCCCCGCCCCCTCTCCCGCCCCCGCGCGAACCACGGCAACCCCCCGAGCCCTGGCAACCTCCCGTCGCCCGGCAACTCCCCACACCCACAAGCACAAGGGGGACGCCCGATGAGAGTTCTGCTGATCGGTGCCACGGGGTACCTGGGCCGGTTCGTCGCCGAGCGGCTGCTCGCGGACCCGGCGGTGCAGCTCACCGCGCTCGGCCGCCGCGACGACGCGGATGTCCGCTTCGACCTCGCGGGCGGCAGCCCCGGCGCGCTGAGCCGCTTTCTGGACGCGGTGCACCCGGGCGTCGTCATCAACTGCGCGGGCGCCACCCGGGGCGGCGCCCGGGACCTGACCCGGCACAACACGGTCGCCGTCGCCACCGTCTGCGAGGCGCTGCGCCGCAGCGGCTGCGGGGCGCGCCTGGTCCAGCTCGGCTGCGGCGCGGAGTACGGGCCGAGCCAGCCAGGTTCCTCCACCGCCGAGGACGCGGTGCCAAGGCCCGGCGGCCCGTACGGGGTGAGCAAGCTCGCCGCCACCGAGCTGGTGCTCGGCTCCGGTCTCGACGCGGTGGTGCTGAGGGTCTTCTCGCCCGCCGGTCCCGGCACCCCGGCGGGCTCCCCGCTCGGCCGGCTCGCGGAGGCGATGCGGCGGGCCATGCAGTCCGGGGACGGCGAACTGAAGCTCGGCGGGCTCGGCGCGCAACGGGACTTCGTCGACGTACGCGACGTGGCGCGCGCCGTGCACGCCGCCTCGCTGTCGGCCGCCCAGGGCGTGGTCAACATCGGCTCCGGCCGCGCGGTCCGGCTGCGCGACGCCGCCGCCACCCTCGCCCGGGTCGCCGGATACGGCGGCACCCTGCACGAACTGGACGGCCCCGCCCACCCGGTGCGCGGCCCCATCGGACACCCGCGCGGCGAGCAGGAGCAGCCCGGGCCCGTACACCCGTATCCGGACGGCTGCGGCAGCTGGCAGCAGGCCGATGTGCGTACCGCCCGCGACCGGCTCGGCTGGCGGCCCCGGATCCTCCTGGAGGAGTCGCTCGCCGACATCTGGATGGAGGCGGCATGCCGCATCTGACCAGACCCCGCGCCCTGCGCGCCGGTACCGGCTCCGGCACCCGCTTCGCCCTGCCGGGCCTGGCCCACCCACTGGTCGCCCCCGCCGAGTGGGCCGAGCCGACCCGGCCCGGCACCCCCGTGGACTGGGTGGTCCTGAACGTCTCCGCCCGTGGTCCCGGCCAGCGGCCCGACCCGCACTGCCTGGCCGCGGTCGGGCGGCTGACCAACGCGGGGGTACGTGTTCTCGGTCACCTCGACCTCACCTGGGGCACCCGGTCCTTCGGCGAGATCGTCTCGGACGCGCACCGCTACGTGGACTGGTACCGGCCCGACGGCTTCCTGCTCGCCCGCTGCCCCACCGACCGCGCCGCGCTGCCCGAGGTCCGCCGTACCGTGGCGACCCTGCGCGCGCTGCTCGGTACCGAGCGCCGGCGCACGGGCCGGGCGCGCACGCCCCGGGGCGCGCACATCGTCCTCGGCCACGGCCGCCATCCGTACCCCGGATACGCGGAGAGCGGCGACCAGTTGATCACCTTCCACGGGCCGTGGAGCGACTACCGCTGGTCGCAGGCGGCCGAGTGGACCGCCGACTACCCGCCGGACCGCTTCTGTCACCTGG
This is a stretch of genomic DNA from Streptomyces sp. NA04227. It encodes these proteins:
- a CDS encoding ABC transporter ATP-binding protein, with translation MSLVEVSELTVDFGELRAVDGISLRLEEGGALALVGESGSGKSTVAAALLGLHHGTGARLGGTVRVDGIDVQAADEGELRALRGARAAMVFQDPLSALDPYYSVGVQIAEVYRVHRRVSRRAARARAVEVLDRVGIPDAARRVRARPHEFSGGMRQRALIAMALACEPRLLVADEPTTALDVTVQAQILDLLHELRTETGLGLLLVTHDVGVAAQSVDEVLVMRDGRAVERGELRQVLPEPREEYTRELLGAVPALDGPRQRPVNQDAPPVLELTGLRKEFGRGRRSFAAVDGVSLTLRRGRTLGVVGESGSGKTTLGRMIVGLLEPTEGQVRLRAGESGERPRVQMVFQDPVSSLNPRRSIGESIADPLRARGARDESHIRARVGELLDRVGLEAAHYDRYPHEFSGGQRQRVGIARALAAEPQIIVCDEPVSALDVTTQAQVTALLGDLQRELGLALVFVAHDLAVVRQVSDEVAVMRGGTVVEYGPVEQVYSAPAEPYTKELLAAVPVLDPEAAAERRRVLSRHRDRKSAGPNTDGSARSWPSPDSA
- a CDS encoding spherulation-specific family 4 protein, with the protein product MPHLTRPRALRAGTGSGTRFALPGLAHPLVAPAEWAEPTRPGTPVDWVVLNVSARGPGQRPDPHCLAAVGRLTNAGVRVLGHLDLTWGTRSFGEIVSDAHRYVDWYRPDGFLLARCPTDRAALPEVRRTVATLRALLGTERRRTGRARTPRGAHIVLGHGRHPYPGYAESGDQLITFHGPWSDYRWSQAAEWTADYPPDRFCHLVHSLPAGHLEEALRIARWQGAGTVCFTDRTRRGPAAAPWEAMPGYWDEIVSHVGTGVSE
- a CDS encoding NAD(P)-dependent oxidoreductase — its product is MRVLLIGATGYLGRFVAERLLADPAVQLTALGRRDDADVRFDLAGGSPGALSRFLDAVHPGVVINCAGATRGGARDLTRHNTVAVATVCEALRRSGCGARLVQLGCGAEYGPSQPGSSTAEDAVPRPGGPYGVSKLAATELVLGSGLDAVVLRVFSPAGPGTPAGSPLGRLAEAMRRAMQSGDGELKLGGLGAQRDFVDVRDVARAVHAASLSAAQGVVNIGSGRAVRLRDAAATLARVAGYGGTLHELDGPAHPVRGPIGHPRGEQEQPGPVHPYPDGCGSWQQADVRTARDRLGWRPRILLEESLADIWMEAACRI